A stretch of Stenotrophomonas indicatrix DNA encodes these proteins:
- a CDS encoding TonB-dependent receptor codes for MPAPDVFRWDVLRWDVLRWGLLQALLCVVLVPGVAATAASAEAVRQVDYRIAPGALPPALQQWARQSGIALVFDARELTGLRTGGVAGSLAPAAALKQLVAGMPVNILQTPSGGFVVRRHAAPPAVVAQPVRRPPPPAPAKPVQVELAPIHVTGSRLPRTSVQTTLPVTVIDREDILRSGYGTLFDLLRHLPGMNGHPPLSTSRSGDSLYLPVGAAATTSLDGMGPRATLFLVNGRRLPRYPMVSLEEGGLTDLGGIPLSFVERIELVRGGASAIYGADAMSGVVNIILRDQAEGPEATLQSGVSSRGDGDQYRVQAATGGVREGGDRWFAGIDLHRLQHVAGDQRDWHAETSLYPIGLIMPNGDYYPATQCHPPLQSEDDGCWFDNARPRSLQPASETLSGYLRYRHERGDGRYAYVEARASHNRQRFELGPTAVALNFSRGAILNVVLQEGGEVRPRVHATEGDISFGMGRERAGRSWDAGLSAQRSQVDLRTEGTVRSERLLEAARTLDFLPGFSTLPAGLAEELFPAIHNRGRTEQWQGWWGMQRTLMTLPGGAAQLATGIDLRRERWTSLPDPLLGKGELALGLPMEQRRLSRQSNAAYAEVGLPLTPTLRLDVAARLDRDGGDTAFSPRAGLRWSPSPHWSFLLASGRGYRAPSIFERRRPPGYFGLYGLPASESLPPCARPLRDGGCAVEVEVMENDGLKAETSRSHSLAASWTPNDAFSLSLTHNIVELRNEILALQPSDALWNPGTWELDEQGRLRDLRLSFDNIGRTTSRNWVLRGEYRVDTGRNGQWLFSLDALKQQELRRDRGHGESVDLRGHATPANAGILNVQWQNPSWDIALRGNRVGRTRAWLAGEACAQEQHDQGRCMNPAQLRWNLHLARRLSPRVIAALDVHNLLDTRPVNHLVGSGGQMPGLDDPLGRYFLLTLQFR; via the coding sequence ATGCCGGCGCCTGATGTGTTTCGTTGGGACGTGCTGCGCTGGGACGTGCTGCGCTGGGGTCTGCTGCAGGCCCTGTTGTGCGTTGTGCTGGTGCCCGGTGTGGCGGCAACGGCGGCGTCAGCAGAAGCCGTCAGACAGGTCGACTACCGTATCGCTCCCGGCGCCCTGCCGCCGGCCCTGCAGCAATGGGCACGCCAGAGTGGCATTGCCCTGGTGTTCGACGCACGTGAACTGACCGGCCTGCGCACCGGCGGCGTCGCCGGCTCGCTGGCGCCGGCCGCCGCACTGAAGCAGCTCGTCGCCGGCATGCCGGTGAATATCCTGCAGACCCCCAGCGGCGGATTCGTGGTCCGCCGGCACGCTGCCCCACCCGCCGTGGTCGCGCAGCCGGTACGGCGGCCACCGCCGCCCGCGCCAGCGAAGCCGGTGCAGGTGGAACTGGCGCCGATCCACGTCACCGGCAGCCGCTTGCCGCGCACCTCCGTGCAGACCACGCTGCCGGTAACGGTGATCGACCGCGAAGACATCCTGCGCAGCGGCTACGGCACGCTGTTCGACCTGTTGCGCCACCTGCCCGGCATGAACGGCCACCCGCCATTGAGCACCTCGCGCAGCGGCGACTCGCTGTACCTGCCGGTCGGCGCGGCCGCCACCACCAGCCTGGACGGCATGGGCCCGCGCGCGACCCTGTTCCTGGTCAACGGCCGGCGCCTGCCGCGTTATCCGATGGTGTCGCTGGAGGAAGGCGGGCTGACCGATCTGGGAGGCATTCCGCTCAGCTTCGTCGAGCGCATCGAGCTGGTGCGTGGCGGTGCATCGGCCATCTACGGCGCCGATGCGATGTCCGGCGTGGTCAACATCATTCTGCGTGACCAGGCCGAGGGACCGGAAGCCACGCTGCAATCGGGTGTCAGCAGCCGTGGCGATGGCGATCAGTACCGTGTGCAGGCAGCCACCGGCGGCGTGCGCGAAGGCGGCGACCGCTGGTTCGCCGGCATCGATCTGCATCGTCTGCAGCATGTGGCCGGCGACCAGCGCGACTGGCATGCGGAAACATCGCTGTACCCGATCGGGCTGATCATGCCCAACGGCGACTACTACCCGGCCACGCAGTGCCATCCGCCATTGCAGAGCGAAGACGACGGCTGCTGGTTCGACAACGCACGCCCGCGCTCGCTGCAACCGGCGTCGGAAACGCTGTCCGGCTACCTGCGTTATCGCCACGAGCGCGGTGACGGACGCTACGCCTACGTGGAAGCACGCGCCAGCCACAACCGCCAGCGTTTCGAGCTGGGCCCGACCGCCGTCGCCCTCAATTTCAGCCGTGGCGCGATCCTCAACGTGGTCCTGCAGGAAGGCGGCGAAGTGCGCCCGCGCGTGCATGCCACCGAAGGCGACATCAGTTTCGGCATGGGCCGTGAGCGCGCCGGCCGCAGTTGGGATGCTGGCCTCAGCGCGCAGCGCAGCCAGGTGGACCTGCGCACCGAAGGCACCGTGCGCAGCGAACGCCTGCTGGAAGCAGCACGCACGCTGGACTTCCTGCCCGGGTTTTCCACCCTGCCGGCGGGGCTGGCAGAGGAGCTGTTCCCGGCCATCCACAACCGCGGACGTACCGAGCAGTGGCAGGGCTGGTGGGGCATGCAGCGCACCCTGATGACACTGCCCGGCGGTGCAGCACAACTGGCCACTGGTATCGATCTGCGCCGCGAGCGCTGGACCTCGCTGCCCGATCCGCTGCTGGGCAAGGGCGAGCTGGCGCTGGGACTGCCGATGGAGCAACGCCGGCTGTCGCGGCAGAGCAACGCCGCTTACGCCGAAGTGGGCCTGCCGTTGACGCCGACACTGCGCCTGGACGTGGCCGCGCGACTGGACCGCGATGGCGGTGACACTGCGTTTTCGCCGCGTGCCGGCCTGCGCTGGAGCCCCAGCCCGCACTGGTCGTTCCTGCTGGCCAGTGGCCGCGGCTACCGCGCTCCCAGCATCTTCGAGCGCCGGCGGCCACCGGGCTACTTCGGCCTGTATGGCCTGCCCGCCTCGGAGTCCCTGCCGCCGTGCGCGCGCCCGCTGCGCGATGGCGGCTGCGCGGTGGAAGTGGAGGTGATGGAGAACGATGGGCTGAAAGCCGAGACCTCGCGCAGCCACTCGCTGGCCGCCAGCTGGACACCCAACGATGCGTTCTCGCTGTCACTGACCCACAACATCGTCGAACTGCGCAACGAGATCCTCGCCCTGCAACCCAGCGATGCCCTGTGGAATCCCGGCACCTGGGAACTGGATGAGCAGGGTCGTCTGCGTGATCTTCGCCTGTCATTCGACAACATCGGCCGCACCACCTCGCGCAACTGGGTCCTGCGTGGCGAGTACCGGGTGGATACCGGCCGCAACGGGCAGTGGCTGTTCTCGCTGGATGCGTTGAAACAGCAGGAGCTGCGTCGTGATCGCGGCCATGGCGAATCGGTGGACCTGCGCGGGCATGCCACGCCGGCGAACGCGGGCATCCTCAACGTACAGTGGCAGAACCCGTCCTGGGACATCGCCCTGCGAGGCAACCGCGTCGGCCGCACCCGCGCATGGCTGGCCGGTGAAGCGTGCGCGCAGGAGCAGCATGACCAGGGCCGTTGCATGAACCCGGCGCAGCTGCGCTGGAACCTGCATCTGGCGCGGCGGCTGAGCCCGCGCGTGATTGCCGCACTGGACGTGCACAACCTGCTTGATACGCGGCCGGTGAACCACCTGGTCGGCAGCGGCGGGCAGATGCCCGGGCTGGACGATCCACTCGGGCGCTACTTCCTGCTGACCCTGCAATTCCGCTGA
- a CDS encoding FecR family protein — protein MIRNDNRDDTLLFEHASAWVARLDAPDCSAEERQSFEDWLAEDPAHVSAWVQAEKLHQRSAGLASDPWLRTAAARAARRPQRRWLPGVAAAAGVCLAVGLGWMLYTDGNPTPLTYANASLLPQQRTLADGSIATLDAGTTLTARFGWRKRELALEHGRIQLQVEPSSRSLRVQAGGSSIRDIGTTFQVERLADGRVEVALLEGVVEVTSGSAQHTLSPGQQLQVLASGKIQPGPQLSSTAAAEAWPQGRLVFDGTPLATVVERMNRYGSTPLVVADPDIADLAVSGTFRAGDAHELLSALELGWSIAGQPRSDGALELRRTY, from the coding sequence ATGATCCGCAACGACAACAGGGATGACACGTTGCTTTTTGAACACGCAAGCGCCTGGGTGGCCCGGCTGGACGCCCCCGACTGCAGCGCCGAAGAACGGCAGTCCTTCGAGGACTGGTTGGCCGAGGATCCGGCACATGTCAGCGCGTGGGTGCAGGCCGAGAAGCTGCACCAGCGCAGCGCCGGCCTGGCCAGCGACCCGTGGCTGCGCACCGCCGCCGCGCGTGCGGCACGCCGGCCGCAGCGGCGTTGGCTGCCCGGTGTCGCCGCCGCTGCAGGCGTGTGCCTGGCCGTTGGCCTGGGCTGGATGCTGTACACCGATGGCAACCCCACACCGCTGACCTACGCCAACGCCAGCCTGCTGCCGCAGCAGCGCACCCTGGCCGATGGCAGCATCGCCACGCTCGACGCCGGCACCACGCTGACCGCACGCTTCGGCTGGCGCAAGCGCGAACTGGCGCTGGAACACGGTCGCATCCAGCTGCAGGTCGAACCTTCATCGCGCTCGCTGCGGGTGCAGGCCGGCGGCAGCTCGATCCGCGATATCGGCACTACCTTCCAGGTTGAACGCCTGGCTGACGGCCGGGTCGAGGTCGCGCTGCTGGAAGGCGTGGTGGAAGTCACCAGTGGCAGTGCGCAGCACACGCTCTCGCCGGGCCAGCAGCTGCAGGTCCTGGCCTCCGGCAAGATCCAACCCGGCCCGCAGCTGTCCTCGACTGCCGCCGCCGAGGCTTGGCCGCAGGGCAGGCTGGTGTTCGACGGCACGCCCCTGGCCACTGTGGTCGAGCGCATGAACCGCTATGGCAGCACGCCACTGGTGGTCGCCGACCCGGATATCGCCGACCTCGCGGTCAGCGGCACCTTCCGTGCAGGCGACGCGCATGAACTGCTTTCCGCCCTGGAACTGGGGTGGTCCATTGCTGGCCAGCCGCGCTCGGATGGCGCGCTGGAACTGCGCCGCACCTACTGA
- a CDS encoding RNA polymerase sigma factor — protein sequence MREERAPLCAFLRARGVGPEDAEDIAQDCMERLIRYRAHGTEELRLLLYRIARNRLADRGRSPQSRNHLSLTERDGNEEAASASPDPLRQAESGQMLALLRQALFKLPERAREVYLLNRITGMSYTQIARHCGITAKTVEKHIARALQGLRKELGPDPLHNDGDAE from the coding sequence GTGCGCGAGGAACGCGCGCCGCTGTGCGCTTTCCTGCGCGCCCGCGGTGTCGGCCCCGAGGATGCCGAGGACATCGCCCAGGACTGCATGGAGCGCCTGATCCGCTACCGCGCGCACGGCACCGAGGAGCTGCGGCTGCTGCTGTACCGCATCGCCCGCAACCGCTTGGCAGACCGCGGGCGCTCGCCACAATCGCGCAACCACCTGTCGCTGACCGAACGCGACGGCAACGAAGAAGCCGCCAGTGCTTCTCCTGATCCGCTGCGTCAGGCAGAATCCGGGCAGATGCTCGCCCTGCTGCGCCAGGCACTGTTCAAGCTGCCCGAACGTGCCCGCGAGGTGTATCTGCTCAACCGCATCACCGGGATGAGCTATACACAGATCGCCCGGCATTGCGGCATCACCGCCAAGACCGTGGAAAAACACATTGCCCGTGCATTGCAGGGCCTGCGCAAGGAGCTGGGCCCCGATCCTCTCCACAATGATGGAGATGCCGAATGA
- a CDS encoding autotransporter outer membrane beta-barrel domain-containing protein has translation MKHSKLSIALAGLVGIATLGQMDDVMAMNYHVQGDRVVLSGGVTVADVVALPALLAKAQAEGRPIREVVLRTSNGGALIAGEWLQGVIRTNGLNTIVSGHCISSCSIMQSGGVERYLAGDLPLVDSVQIHAASNSGKVIYTPSPRMTEIYTGNYGGGMDAGLLHKAMYEVVQPNGLLVFRDPARTTGASVSFDPDGSGRRLETFPGQDIYSNNIITAAGYRDPGDTLTVTGNVSGDINPGYLRTARQLQAFVDDDFARWNDTDFATTYINQAVSIYNAAARGPNGIGTFSVQDFLSDPGIQADLLASLRLSELDASTLGNSAGVIRVAKGGTWRTAETTGADFMLVENGTIALEGGALRTPELRVLAAGMVVGHGDIASVATDSNALLDATGPSYREDGFNRLRVYGTLMPRGGDLVTHGYVNIMPGGKVLFDVTEAGGSQAGRLRVGDFYDSGANEGALVISPGAHLELNVAQGFYAGNYQRELVSGPIYQGGFTDAVRLGDTGYTASITDGEVFRPRHNSLLSFNINQTAEGLSLTANPGFDQLAQLTGNNGNDGLGRALATAGQRQDAGLKPLLGALQFADRDVIAQQAGALRGDGHASLRLADNALVGSIGSVVQQHQAARRSGSGDAGGLAAQAAQAASAQPGMANGSLFNQLAMHLVEPAGTGGGSTNFGDEAPRSHGLWGRGFGSHGRIDGEGGVAGLSHTVGGIVLGADTQLADDRVTLGVSVAAADMSTKGRDGSGFTGDVRALDVGGYLDATYSRGYLSASVRYTDLRHDTRRSIDGIDGLQGPLRAKYNNDAISARLEHGFSFTTAKGVVIQPLLPVVDYARTSATRFNEGQGAGALVGRGDSLESIRVGAGLQVFKTFEGNNGERITPRARVVWQKELGDTQARYSTGFAAAPDLVFGASSQAVGEQVLAWNLGVTSRATDRLSVMVDYVGERRDGQLQNGVMLGLGYTF, from the coding sequence ATGAAGCATTCGAAGTTGAGCATCGCCCTGGCAGGCCTGGTGGGTATCGCGACCCTGGGCCAGATGGATGACGTCATGGCAATGAATTATCACGTGCAGGGCGATCGCGTCGTGCTGAGTGGCGGTGTCACCGTCGCCGACGTCGTCGCGCTGCCGGCGCTGCTGGCCAAAGCGCAGGCCGAAGGCCGCCCGATCCGCGAAGTCGTGCTGCGCACCTCCAATGGTGGCGCGCTGATCGCGGGTGAGTGGCTGCAGGGCGTGATCCGCACCAACGGCCTGAACACCATCGTGTCCGGCCACTGCATCTCGTCCTGCTCGATCATGCAGTCCGGTGGCGTCGAACGTTACCTGGCCGGCGACCTGCCGCTGGTCGACTCGGTGCAGATCCACGCTGCCAGCAACAGTGGCAAGGTGATCTACACGCCGTCGCCGCGGATGACCGAGATCTACACCGGCAACTACGGCGGCGGCATGGATGCCGGCCTGCTGCACAAGGCCATGTACGAGGTGGTGCAGCCCAACGGCCTGCTGGTGTTCCGCGACCCGGCCCGGACCACCGGTGCTTCGGTCAGCTTCGATCCCGATGGCAGCGGCCGCAGGCTGGAGACCTTCCCCGGCCAGGACATCTACAGCAACAACATCATCACCGCCGCCGGTTACCGCGATCCGGGCGATACCCTGACGGTCACCGGTAATGTCAGCGGCGACATCAATCCAGGCTACCTGCGCACTGCGCGCCAGCTGCAGGCGTTCGTCGATGACGACTTCGCGCGCTGGAACGATACCGACTTCGCCACCACTTACATCAACCAGGCCGTCTCCATCTACAACGCCGCTGCACGCGGTCCCAACGGCATCGGCACCTTCTCGGTACAGGACTTCCTCAGTGATCCGGGCATCCAGGCCGACCTGCTGGCAAGCCTGCGCCTGTCGGAGCTGGACGCTTCCACGCTGGGCAATTCGGCTGGCGTGATCCGCGTCGCCAAGGGCGGCACCTGGCGCACCGCCGAAACCACCGGCGCCGATTTCATGCTGGTGGAGAACGGCACCATCGCCCTGGAAGGCGGCGCATTGCGCACCCCGGAGCTGCGCGTGCTGGCGGCCGGCATGGTGGTCGGCCACGGCGACATCGCCTCGGTTGCCACCGACTCGAACGCACTGCTCGATGCCACCGGCCCGTCGTACCGCGAGGACGGCTTCAACCGCCTGCGCGTGTACGGCACCCTGATGCCGCGTGGTGGTGATCTGGTCACCCACGGCTACGTCAACATCATGCCGGGCGGCAAGGTGCTGTTCGACGTGACTGAAGCCGGCGGCTCCCAGGCCGGGCGCCTGCGTGTGGGCGACTTCTACGACAGCGGCGCCAACGAGGGTGCGCTGGTCATCTCGCCGGGCGCCCACCTTGAACTGAACGTGGCGCAGGGCTTCTACGCCGGCAACTACCAGCGTGAGCTGGTGAGCGGCCCGATCTACCAGGGCGGTTTCACCGATGCGGTGCGCCTGGGTGACACCGGCTATACGGCCAGCATCACCGACGGCGAGGTGTTCCGGCCACGCCACAATTCGCTGCTGAGCTTCAACATCAACCAGACCGCCGAGGGCCTGTCGCTGACCGCCAACCCCGGCTTCGACCAGCTCGCGCAGCTTACCGGCAACAATGGCAACGATGGACTCGGTCGCGCGCTGGCCACTGCCGGCCAGCGCCAGGATGCCGGGCTGAAGCCGCTGCTGGGGGCGCTGCAGTTCGCTGACCGCGATGTGATCGCCCAGCAGGCCGGTGCGCTGCGCGGTGATGGCCATGCCAGCCTGCGCCTGGCCGACAACGCGCTGGTTGGCAGTATCGGCAGCGTGGTGCAGCAGCACCAGGCCGCACGACGCAGCGGCAGCGGTGATGCCGGTGGTTTGGCCGCACAGGCCGCGCAGGCGGCGTCGGCACAGCCGGGCATGGCCAATGGCAGTCTGTTCAATCAGTTGGCGATGCATCTGGTGGAGCCGGCGGGGACGGGCGGTGGCAGCACCAACTTCGGCGACGAAGCGCCGCGCAGCCATGGCCTCTGGGGACGGGGCTTCGGCAGCCATGGCCGCATCGATGGCGAGGGCGGCGTGGCCGGCCTGAGCCATACCGTCGGCGGCATCGTGCTCGGTGCCGATACGCAGCTGGCCGATGACCGGGTGACGCTGGGCGTCAGCGTTGCCGCGGCGGACATGTCGACCAAGGGCCGCGATGGTTCCGGGTTCACCGGTGATGTGCGCGCGCTGGATGTAGGCGGCTACCTGGATGCCACCTACTCGCGGGGTTACCTGTCGGCCTCGGTGCGCTACACCGACCTGCGCCACGACACCCGCCGCAGCATCGACGGCATCGATGGCCTGCAGGGTCCGTTGCGTGCGAAGTACAACAACGATGCGATCTCGGCCCGGCTGGAGCACGGCTTCTCGTTCACCACCGCCAAGGGCGTGGTGATCCAGCCGCTGCTGCCGGTGGTCGATTACGCGCGCACCTCGGCCACCCGTTTCAATGAAGGGCAGGGGGCCGGCGCACTGGTGGGGCGTGGTGACAGCCTGGAAAGCATCCGCGTCGGCGCGGGCCTGCAGGTGTTCAAGACCTTCGAAGGCAACAACGGCGAGCGCATCACCCCGCGCGCGCGCGTGGTCTGGCAGAAGGAACTGGGCGACACCCAGGCCCGTTACAGCACCGGCTTCGCCGCTGCGCCGGACCTGGTGTTCGGTGCCAGCAGCCAGGCCGTGGGCGAGCAGGTGCTGGCCTGGAACCTGGGTGTGACCAGCCGCGCCACCGATCGCCTGTCGGTGATGGTCGACTACGTGGGCGAGCGTCGCGACGGCCAGCTGCAGAACGGCGTGATGCTGGGCCTGGGCTATACGTTCTAA
- a CDS encoding 2-hydroxyacid dehydrogenase, with protein sequence MQIAVFSARPYDRRFLEEANQREGAGQDFQFVYFDAALDVHTAALAQDCAAVCVFVNDRLDAPVLQALHALGVRAVLLRCAGFNNVDLASANALGLFVARVPAYSPEAVAEHALALVMTLNRHTHRAYNRVREGNFMLDGLLGRTLHGKTVGIVGTGKIGLATARIFRGMGCTVLGHDPYPSPAFAGIGAMVELDELLSRSDIVSLHCPLTPDTQHLIDDASLARMKPGAMLVNTSRGGLVDTHAVIRALKSRRLGHLAIDVYEQESALFFQDLSGEIIDDEAFQRLMTFPNVLVTGHQGFFTVEALQEISAITLGNLADFAAGRECGNRVAAG encoded by the coding sequence ATGCAGATCGCCGTTTTCAGTGCCCGTCCCTACGACCGCCGCTTTCTCGAGGAAGCCAACCAGCGCGAGGGGGCAGGGCAGGATTTCCAGTTCGTGTACTTCGACGCGGCGCTGGACGTGCACACCGCCGCGCTGGCACAGGACTGCGCCGCCGTCTGCGTGTTCGTCAACGACAGGCTCGATGCACCGGTGCTGCAGGCCCTCCATGCGCTGGGCGTACGCGCGGTGCTGCTGCGCTGTGCCGGCTTCAACAATGTGGACCTGGCCAGCGCGAATGCGCTCGGCCTGTTCGTCGCCCGCGTGCCGGCCTACTCGCCGGAAGCGGTGGCCGAGCACGCTCTGGCGCTGGTGATGACCCTCAACCGGCACACCCATCGCGCCTACAACCGCGTGCGTGAGGGCAACTTCATGCTGGATGGCCTGCTCGGCCGCACCCTGCATGGCAAGACCGTGGGCATCGTCGGTACTGGCAAGATCGGGTTGGCCACCGCGCGCATCTTCCGCGGCATGGGCTGCACCGTGCTGGGACACGATCCGTATCCCTCGCCGGCGTTCGCCGGGATCGGCGCGATGGTTGAACTGGACGAGCTGCTCTCGCGCTCGGACATCGTCTCGCTGCATTGCCCGTTGACCCCGGATACCCAGCACCTGATCGACGACGCCTCGCTGGCGCGGATGAAGCCCGGCGCGATGCTGGTCAACACCTCGCGTGGCGGCCTGGTCGATACCCATGCGGTGATCCGCGCGCTGAAGTCGCGCCGGCTGGGCCACCTGGCCATCGACGTCTACGAGCAGGAAAGCGCGCTGTTCTTCCAGGACCTGTCGGGCGAGATCATCGACGATGAGGCGTTCCAGCGCCTGATGACCTTCCCCAACGTGCTGGTGACCGGCCACCAAGGCTTCTTCACCGTGGAGGCGTTGCAGGAGATCTCGGCGATCACGCTGGGCAACCTGGCCGATTTCGCGGCGGGGCGGGAGTGCGGCAACCGGGTGGCGGCGGGTTGA
- a CDS encoding vWA domain-containing protein — protein MSIAAIPDVSLVDNSEQRTPLILVLDCSGSMSGGPIEQLNAGLKLLEQELKADVIAAKRVRVLLVEYGGMDNAAISGDWCDAMDFTAPTLSANGTTPIGAAVEVALQEIEDEKARFRQAGVAYTRPWLFLMSDGQPTDAWEAVAEQCREAEQQNKVAVFPIAVGNADMSVLGQFSRNGERGVKRLQGLQFKELFLWLSASMRVVSNSTPGGQVQLPATDSWSQVPV, from the coding sequence ATGTCCATTGCTGCAATCCCCGATGTTTCGCTGGTCGACAACAGTGAGCAGCGCACGCCGCTGATCCTGGTGCTGGACTGTTCCGGCAGCATGAGCGGTGGCCCCATCGAGCAGTTGAACGCGGGCCTGAAACTGCTGGAGCAGGAGCTGAAAGCCGATGTGATCGCGGCCAAGCGTGTGCGCGTGCTGCTGGTCGAGTACGGCGGCATGGACAACGCGGCCATCAGCGGTGACTGGTGCGATGCGATGGATTTCACCGCGCCCACGTTGTCGGCCAACGGCACCACACCAATCGGTGCGGCCGTGGAAGTGGCACTGCAGGAGATTGAAGACGAGAAGGCGCGCTTCCGCCAGGCCGGCGTCGCCTACACCCGGCCGTGGCTGTTCCTGATGTCCGATGGCCAGCCCACCGACGCCTGGGAAGCGGTGGCCGAGCAGTGCCGCGAGGCCGAGCAGCAGAACAAGGTCGCGGTGTTCCCGATCGCTGTCGGTAATGCTGACATGAGCGTGCTGGGTCAGTTCAGCCGCAATGGCGAGCGCGGCGTGAAGCGCCTGCAGGGCCTGCAGTTCAAGGAACTGTTCCTGTGGCTGAGCGCGAGCATGCGGGTGGTTTCCAACTCGACGCCCGGTGGCCAGGTGCAATTGCCGGCCACCGACAGCTGGTCACAAGTGCCGGTCTGA
- a CDS encoding PP2C family serine/threonine-protein phosphatase, whose translation MAWRVMAASATGRSHLDRGQPCQDAYASVQVGQTLVAVVCDGAGSASHSDVGARHVSSSVAASVTGSAQLGADPLALPVDALRSIIETAVDDARGQLAMLALSQGLKLSDHACTLVGAVATRDGGWFFHVGDGVAACAFSNESPDAVSLPANGEYANETWFVTGGNWREQLRLTRFEGAIDALVLMSDGVQPFAMSRAGDSLFQPFIAPVIRYLAGVDETHGSQALHATLADPRTDQITGDDKTLLVALPA comes from the coding sequence ATGGCCTGGCGCGTGATGGCCGCATCGGCCACGGGACGGTCCCATCTGGACCGCGGGCAGCCCTGCCAGGACGCCTATGCGTCGGTGCAGGTGGGGCAGACATTGGTCGCGGTGGTCTGCGATGGTGCAGGCTCCGCATCGCACAGCGATGTGGGCGCCCGGCACGTATCCAGCAGCGTGGCGGCGTCGGTTACCGGGTCCGCGCAGCTCGGCGCCGATCCACTGGCACTGCCGGTGGACGCGCTGCGCAGCATCATCGAAACCGCTGTCGACGATGCGCGCGGGCAGCTAGCGATGCTTGCGCTGAGCCAGGGCCTGAAGCTCTCCGACCATGCCTGCACGCTGGTAGGGGCGGTCGCTACGCGCGATGGCGGCTGGTTCTTCCATGTGGGCGATGGCGTGGCCGCCTGTGCGTTCAGCAATGAATCGCCCGATGCGGTATCGCTGCCTGCCAACGGCGAGTACGCCAACGAAACCTGGTTCGTTACCGGTGGCAACTGGCGCGAGCAGCTGCGGTTGACCCGCTTCGAAGGGGCCATCGATGCGCTGGTGCTGATGTCCGACGGCGTGCAGCCGTTTGCGATGTCGCGCGCGGGCGACAGCCTGTTCCAACCGTTCATCGCACCGGTGATCCGTTATCTGGCCGGCGTGGACGAGACCCACGGCAGCCAGGCGTTGCACGCGACGCTGGCCGACCCGCGCACCGATCAGATCACCGGCGACGACAAGACGTTGCTGGTCGCCCTGCCGGCCTGA